Proteins encoded in a region of the Streptomyces sp. NBC_00310 genome:
- a CDS encoding NAD(P)/FAD-dependent oxidoreductase, with amino-acid sequence MKHRIVVLGAGYAGAFAAGNLARRLSPADTEITVVNAESDFVERMRLHQLAIGQDLAFRKLADVFAGTGVRLRLARVTGVDPERRTVAVIGEDGDGELAYDTLLYALGSSVAHHGVPGVAEYAFDVTGRSSALRLRERLAGLGEGGTVLVVGEGLTGIETATEFAESRPDLSVALAARGELGAWLSPKARRHLCQAFDRLGITVHEQTRIEAVEPTRAIAASGMSISADVTVWSAGFAVHPIAAASGLEVAETGQIVVDRTMRSVSHPDVYAAGDCANAIGENGRPLPMSCASAGLTNMQATAAIIARLTGGEVPTLELKYHGNHISLGRRDAIFQMVDGDALSKSWYLGGRTAARLKSGVLKGAGWGIAHPTFGMPKHKRRLAAAPDRAGVSVSA; translated from the coding sequence ATGAAGCACCGCATTGTCGTACTCGGCGCCGGATACGCCGGGGCCTTCGCCGCCGGAAACCTGGCCCGCAGGCTCTCCCCCGCCGACACCGAGATCACCGTCGTCAACGCCGAGTCCGACTTCGTCGAGCGGATGCGGCTCCACCAGCTCGCGATCGGCCAGGACCTCGCGTTCCGCAAGCTCGCCGACGTATTCGCGGGCACCGGGGTGCGGCTGCGCCTGGCGCGCGTCACCGGCGTCGACCCCGAGCGCAGGACCGTCGCCGTGATCGGCGAGGACGGCGACGGCGAGCTCGCATACGACACGCTTCTCTACGCGCTCGGCAGCTCCGTGGCCCACCATGGCGTCCCCGGCGTGGCGGAGTACGCCTTCGATGTGACCGGCCGGTCCTCGGCGCTGCGTCTGCGCGAGCGCCTGGCCGGCCTGGGCGAGGGCGGCACCGTGCTGGTCGTCGGTGAGGGGCTGACCGGCATCGAAACCGCCACCGAGTTCGCCGAGTCCCGGCCCGACCTCTCGGTCGCGCTCGCCGCCCGCGGCGAGCTGGGTGCCTGGCTCTCCCCGAAGGCCCGCCGTCACCTGTGCCAGGCCTTCGACCGGCTCGGCATCACTGTCCACGAGCAGACCCGCATCGAAGCCGTCGAGCCGACACGGGCGATCGCCGCCAGCGGTATGTCCATCTCGGCCGACGTGACCGTGTGGTCGGCCGGGTTCGCCGTGCACCCCATCGCGGCCGCCAGCGGACTGGAGGTCGCCGAGACCGGCCAGATCGTCGTCGACCGAACCATGCGCTCGGTCTCGCACCCGGATGTCTACGCCGCCGGTGACTGCGCCAACGCGATCGGTGAGAACGGCCGACCGCTGCCGATGTCCTGCGCCTCGGCCGGCCTCACCAACATGCAGGCGACCGCCGCGATCATCGCACGCCTGACGGGGGGTGAGGTCCCGACCCTTGAGCTGAAGTACCACGGCAACCACATCAGCCTCGGGCGGCGGGACGCGATCTTCCAGATGGTGGACGGGGACGCCCTGTCGAAGTCCTGGTACCTGGGCGGCCGGACCGCCGCGCGGCTCAAGTCGGGCGTGCTCAAGGGGGCCGGGTGGGGCATCGCCCACCCGACCTTCGGCATGCCGAAGCACAAGCGACGCCTGGCAGCCGCACCGGACCGGGCCGGTGTGAGTGTCTCTGCATAG
- a CDS encoding pyridoxamine 5'-phosphate oxidase family protein, translating into METTGIVRRQTVERRRDALKRLDTERDVWVSTAHPDHGPHQVPLWFFWDGRAVWMCTSATAVTARNVRKEPRVRLALPDTFDVVLLQGEAECFPDQEVPGGAAEAFADKFGWDPRVEEGSFLYVRVVPRTVRAWRGEPELRGRVIMSDGMWLE; encoded by the coding sequence ATGGAGACCACGGGAATCGTTCGCCGCCAGACGGTGGAGCGTAGGCGCGACGCTCTGAAGCGGCTCGATACCGAGCGGGATGTATGGGTGTCGACGGCTCACCCTGATCACGGGCCGCACCAGGTGCCGCTGTGGTTCTTCTGGGATGGACGAGCAGTGTGGATGTGCACCAGCGCCACTGCCGTGACCGCGCGGAACGTCCGCAAAGAGCCGCGCGTGCGCCTGGCGCTACCGGACACCTTCGACGTGGTGCTCCTCCAGGGTGAGGCGGAGTGCTTCCCGGACCAGGAGGTGCCCGGAGGCGCAGCGGAGGCGTTCGCCGACAAGTTCGGGTGGGATCCACGCGTGGAAGAGGGGTCCTTTCTGTATGTACGAGTGGTCCCGAGGACTGTGCGCGCCTGGCGCGGCGAGCCGGAACTACGCGGGAGAGTCATCATGAGCGACGGGATGTGGCTGGAATAA
- a CDS encoding TetR/AcrR family transcriptional regulator yields MPLGQERKERERAGRERLIVATARELAEQQGWDAVTTRRLAERIGYSQPVLYSHFRGKREIIGAVALEGAAEMAAALRAATSAADGPRTRVTALARTYPDFAERYPAVYDAMFRLDGGLAFAHEDTPEPLKDAFADLLESLGEVAGDGVHPGLFTEVFWAALHGLATLTRAGRLPPEDTERRTELLVDRLAMV; encoded by the coding sequence CTGCCGCTCGGTCAGGAACGCAAGGAGCGCGAACGGGCGGGCCGCGAGCGCCTCATCGTGGCGACGGCCCGCGAACTCGCCGAGCAACAGGGCTGGGACGCGGTCACCACCCGCCGGCTCGCCGAGCGCATCGGATACAGCCAGCCCGTCCTCTACAGCCATTTCCGCGGCAAGCGCGAGATCATCGGCGCCGTCGCCCTCGAGGGTGCCGCCGAGATGGCCGCGGCGCTGCGGGCCGCGACCTCCGCCGCGGACGGCCCTCGCACCCGGGTCACCGCACTCGCCCGCACCTACCCCGACTTCGCCGAGCGCTACCCGGCGGTCTACGACGCCATGTTCCGGCTCGACGGCGGCCTGGCGTTCGCGCACGAGGACACCCCGGAGCCGCTGAAGGACGCCTTCGCCGACCTGCTGGAAAGCCTCGGCGAGGTCGCCGGGGACGGCGTCCACCCGGGACTGTTCACCGAGGTGTTCTGGGCGGCCCTGCACGGGCTGGCCACCCTGACCCGAGCGGGACGGCTGCCGCCGGAGGACACCGAGCGGAGGACGGAGCTGCTGGTGGACCGGCTCGCCATGGTCTGA
- a CDS encoding VOC family protein: MALRPVQVNIKALDAPAVGRFWAEALGWSAYSPGVTTYVGPAGGLVWPDPVAVGVDVVPVPEPKTTTKNRVHLDLATTSAGHQAELVARLQALGATPAHVGQGDVPWTVLADPEGNEFCVLEPREVYRDTGPIAAVVVDCADPRAMARFWGEAMDWTVHEVTDDHAVLRSAKGVGPYLEFLRTPGGKTVPDRVHLDLLPYPGDDQEAEVARLRALGATDLDLGQGDVPWTCLADPEGHEFCVLAPS; this comes from the coding sequence ATGGCGCTGCGACCTGTTCAGGTGAACATTAAGGCTCTTGATGCCCCGGCTGTCGGCCGGTTCTGGGCGGAGGCGCTCGGCTGGAGTGCGTACAGCCCCGGTGTGACCACCTACGTTGGCCCCGCCGGCGGCCTGGTTTGGCCGGATCCGGTCGCCGTCGGCGTCGACGTCGTTCCCGTCCCGGAACCCAAGACGACGACAAAGAACCGTGTGCACCTCGATCTCGCCACCACCTCTGCGGGCCATCAGGCGGAGTTGGTCGCGCGCCTCCAGGCTCTCGGTGCGACGCCCGCCCACGTGGGCCAGGGCGACGTGCCGTGGACCGTGCTCGCCGACCCGGAGGGCAACGAGTTCTGCGTGCTGGAGCCTCGGGAGGTCTACCGGGACACCGGGCCGATCGCCGCGGTGGTCGTCGACTGCGCGGATCCGCGGGCCATGGCCCGGTTCTGGGGTGAGGCGATGGACTGGACCGTGCACGAGGTGACCGACGATCATGCGGTGTTGCGCTCCGCCAAGGGCGTCGGCCCGTATCTTGAGTTCCTCCGCACGCCCGGCGGGAAGACGGTGCCAGACCGCGTCCATCTCGATCTGCTGCCGTACCCCGGTGACGATCAGGAAGCGGAGGTGGCCCGGCTGCGGGCGCTCGGCGCCACCGACCTCGACCTCGGCCAGGGCGACGTCCCGTGGACGTGCCTGGCCGACCCGGAGGGCCACGAGTTCTGCGTCCTCGCCCCTTCCTGA
- the gap gene encoding type I glyceraldehyde-3-phosphate dehydrogenase, translated as MTRIAINGFGRIGRNVLRALLERDSALEVVAVNDLTEPATLARLLAYDSTAGRLGRPVTVDGDALVVDGRRITVLAEREPGQLPWAELGVDIVLEATGRFTSAKAARAHLDAGAKKVLVSAPSDGADVTLAFGVNTDAYDPAVHTIVSNASCTTNALAPLAAVLDELAGIEHGFMTTVHAYTQEQNLQDGPHRDARRARAAGVNIVPTTTGAAKAIGLVLPNLEGKLSGDSIRVPVPVGSIVELNTTVARDVTRDDVLAAYRTAAEGPLAGVLEYSDDPLVSSDIVGNPASSIFDSALTRVDGRHVKVVAWYDNEWGFSNRVIDTLEFLVTR; from the coding sequence ATGACTCGCATCGCCATCAACGGATTCGGCCGCATCGGACGCAATGTGCTGCGCGCACTGCTGGAGCGCGACAGCGCCCTCGAGGTCGTCGCCGTCAACGACCTGACGGAGCCGGCCACTCTCGCCCGGCTGCTCGCCTACGACAGTACGGCCGGCCGGCTCGGGCGCCCGGTGACCGTCGACGGGGACGCCCTCGTCGTCGACGGCCGTCGGATCACGGTGCTGGCCGAGCGCGAACCGGGGCAGCTGCCGTGGGCCGAACTCGGCGTCGACATCGTCCTGGAAGCCACCGGCCGCTTCACCTCGGCCAAGGCCGCCCGGGCCCACCTCGACGCGGGCGCGAAGAAGGTACTCGTCAGCGCGCCGTCGGACGGCGCCGACGTCACGCTCGCCTTCGGGGTCAACACCGACGCCTACGACCCGGCCGTGCACACGATCGTCTCGAACGCCTCCTGCACCACCAACGCGCTCGCGCCGCTGGCCGCGGTCCTCGATGAACTCGCCGGTATCGAACACGGGTTCATGACGACGGTGCACGCCTACACGCAGGAGCAGAACCTGCAGGACGGTCCGCACCGCGACGCCCGTCGCGCCCGGGCCGCCGGCGTCAACATCGTGCCGACCACGACCGGCGCCGCCAAGGCGATCGGCCTGGTGCTGCCGAACCTCGAGGGCAAGCTGTCGGGCGACTCGATCCGCGTACCGGTGCCGGTGGGCTCGATCGTCGAACTCAACACGACCGTCGCCCGCGACGTGACGCGCGACGACGTGCTGGCGGCGTACCGCACGGCGGCGGAGGGGCCGCTCGCCGGCGTCCTCGAGTACTCGGACGACCCGCTCGTGTCGTCCGACATCGTGGGCAATCCCGCCTCGTCGATCTTCGACTCGGCACTCACCCGCGTCGACGGCCGTCACGTCAAGGTGGTCGCGTGGTACGACAACGAGTGGGGCTTCTCGAACCGCGTGATCGACACGCTCGAGTTCCTCGTCACCCGCTGA
- a CDS encoding GlxA family transcriptional regulator, with translation MPAPHLHRVAVLVLEGAKPLDVGIPAQVFTTRASMPYEVRVCGATPGLVTGGDGLAYYVAHGLDTLAWADIVFVPGYRFPDRDDPPRAVVEALIAAHDRGARLAAISTGAFALAATGLLDGRRATTHWHYTRALVARHPLVQVDENVLFVDEGSVLTSAGAASGIDLCLHILRGDLGVAASNHAARRLVAAPYRSGGQAQYVPRSVPEPLGERFAATREWALHRLGEPLTLDILARQAGVSPRTFSRRFVEETGYTPMQWVMRARIDLARELLERSQLSVEQIAADIGLGTGANLRLHFQRILGTTPSEYRRTFTRGE, from the coding sequence GTGCCTGCACCCCACCTGCATCGCGTCGCCGTCCTTGTGCTCGAGGGTGCGAAGCCGCTCGACGTCGGAATTCCCGCGCAGGTTTTCACGACCCGCGCGAGCATGCCGTACGAGGTGCGGGTGTGCGGGGCGACACCCGGTCTCGTGACCGGCGGCGACGGCCTCGCGTACTACGTCGCGCACGGCCTCGACACGCTGGCGTGGGCCGACATCGTCTTCGTCCCCGGCTACCGGTTCCCGGACCGCGACGACCCGCCACGTGCCGTCGTCGAGGCACTGATCGCCGCCCACGACCGGGGCGCGCGGCTCGCCGCCATCTCGACGGGCGCCTTCGCGCTCGCCGCCACGGGCCTGCTCGACGGCAGGCGCGCCACGACGCACTGGCACTACACGCGGGCACTCGTGGCCAGGCATCCGCTCGTCCAGGTCGACGAGAACGTGCTGTTCGTCGACGAGGGCAGCGTGCTCACCTCGGCCGGCGCCGCCTCCGGCATCGACCTGTGCCTGCACATCCTGCGCGGCGACCTCGGAGTGGCCGCGTCCAACCACGCGGCCCGGCGTCTGGTCGCGGCCCCCTACCGCAGCGGCGGCCAGGCCCAGTACGTGCCGCGCAGCGTCCCCGAGCCGCTCGGCGAGCGGTTCGCCGCCACCCGCGAGTGGGCGCTGCACCGGCTCGGCGAGCCCCTCACCCTCGACATACTGGCGCGGCAGGCGGGGGTGTCGCCGCGCACGTTCTCCCGGCGTTTCGTCGAGGAGACCGGCTACACGCCGATGCAGTGGGTGATGCGCGCCCGCATCGACCTGGCCCGCGAACTGCTCGAGCGCTCGCAGCTCAGCGTCGAACAGATCGCCGCCGACATCGGGCTCGGCACCGGCGCGAACCTGCGCCTGCACTTCCAGCGCATCCTCGGCACCACGCCGAGCGAATACCGGCGCACCTTCACCCGGGGCGAGTGA
- a CDS encoding isochorismatase family protein — protein MSRGLIVVDVQNDFCEGGSIPVPGGARIATKIADLVERTAGRDYRYVVATRDHHIDPGGHFSETPDFKESFPVHCVAGGEGSEFHPHFAPAVTGGKVDAVFFKGAHSASKSGFEGADEEGTLLAEWLRARGVEDIDVVGIATDHCVRATALDAVKAGFRARVRLDYSVGVAPDTTAAAVDDFHQAGIAVSGEAPLPQ, from the coding sequence GTGAGCCGAGGCTTGATCGTCGTGGATGTGCAGAACGACTTCTGTGAAGGAGGCAGTATCCCCGTACCGGGCGGCGCGCGGATCGCGACCAAGATCGCCGACCTGGTGGAGCGGACCGCGGGTCGTGACTACCGGTACGTCGTCGCCACCCGCGACCACCACATCGACCCGGGAGGCCACTTCTCCGAGACCCCGGACTTCAAGGAGAGCTTCCCCGTCCACTGCGTCGCAGGAGGCGAAGGCAGCGAGTTCCACCCCCACTTCGCCCCCGCCGTCACCGGCGGAAAGGTCGACGCTGTCTTCTTCAAAGGCGCCCACAGCGCCTCCAAGAGCGGTTTCGAGGGAGCCGACGAAGAAGGAACCCTCCTCGCGGAGTGGCTGCGTGCCCGCGGGGTCGAGGACATCGACGTGGTGGGCATCGCCACGGACCACTGTGTGCGTGCCACCGCGCTGGACGCCGTGAAAGCAGGCTTCCGCGCACGGGTACGCCTCGACTACTCCGTCGGAGTCGCACCGGACACGACAGCCGCAGCCGTGGACGACTTCCACCAGGCAGGTATCGCCGTATCCGGCGAGGCACCGCTGCCGCAGTAG
- a CDS encoding arsenate reductase/protein-tyrosine-phosphatase family protein yields MPVPRSPVAEALLRHRTDGHVEVASAGSHPKPRIHSDAVQVLREHHGIDISGQLPRHLDTLLGRRFDYVMSLCDKVREVCPDFGDQPRLVHWSIPDPTAATSPDPVGHPAFVRTAADRHQHPLPAAAAHPHATGGSAVTTPDQFASVRYLVDDVQAAIDFYTTHLGFTLRSHPAPAFADVTRGPLRLLLSGPASSGARATPSDLGAGRNRVHLTVDDLDAEIDRLRGAGLTFLGEVVSGPGGRQILLTDPADNLIELFEPAR; encoded by the coding sequence GTGCCCGTTCCCCGTTCCCCGGTCGCCGAGGCACTGCTGCGTCACCGGACCGACGGTCACGTCGAGGTGGCAAGCGCCGGCAGCCACCCCAAACCCCGCATCCACTCCGACGCCGTACAGGTCCTGCGTGAACATCACGGCATCGACATCTCAGGGCAGCTTCCACGACACCTGGACACCCTGCTCGGGCGACGATTCGACTATGTGATGAGCCTGTGCGACAAGGTCCGCGAGGTCTGCCCCGACTTCGGCGACCAGCCACGGCTGGTCCACTGGAGCATCCCCGACCCCACCGCGGCCACCAGCCCCGACCCGGTCGGCCACCCCGCGTTCGTTCGCACAGCAGCAGATCGACACCAGCATCCGCTACCTGCTGCCGCTGCTCACCCTCACGCCACAGGAGGTTCAGCCGTGACCACGCCCGACCAGTTCGCCAGCGTCCGCTACCTCGTCGACGACGTCCAGGCGGCCATCGACTTCTACACCACCCACCTGGGCTTCACCCTCCGCAGCCACCCCGCCCCCGCCTTCGCCGACGTGACCCGAGGGCCGCTGCGGCTACTGCTGTCCGGCCCGGCCAGCTCCGGCGCCCGCGCCACCCCCAGCGACCTCGGCGCCGGGCGCAACCGCGTCCACCTGACCGTCGACGACCTCGACGCCGAGATCGACCGGCTGCGTGGCGCCGGACTGACCTTCCTCGGCGAAGTGGTCTCGGGCCCCGGCGGGCGTCAGATCCTGCTCACCGACCCCGCCGACAACCTCATCGAACTGTTCGAACCCGCCCGCTGA
- a CDS encoding cation transporter — protein sequence MAAETSIGTAPSPARRDALAKRIRLLVAATITYNVIEAVVAITAGTIASSSALIGFGLDSVIEVSSAAAVAWQFSAREHAVREAREKTALRIIALSFFALAAYVSVDAARALTGTGEAARSIPGIVIAALSLAVMPFLSAAQRKAGRELGSASAVADSKQTLLCTYLSAVLLVGLVLNATLGWSWADPMAALVIAAIAVKEGRDAWQGKGCCAPSAATVPAAGKVSDACGCRPGCACCT from the coding sequence ATGGCCGCGGAGACATCCATCGGCACAGCCCCGTCCCCGGCCCGCCGAGACGCGCTGGCGAAGCGCATACGGCTGCTGGTCGCGGCCACCATCACCTACAACGTCATCGAGGCGGTCGTCGCGATCACCGCGGGCACGATCGCCTCCTCCAGCGCGCTGATCGGCTTCGGCCTGGACTCCGTCATCGAGGTGTCCTCCGCCGCCGCGGTCGCCTGGCAGTTCTCCGCCCGCGAGCACGCGGTGCGCGAGGCGCGGGAGAAGACCGCCCTGCGGATCATCGCCCTCTCCTTCTTCGCGCTCGCCGCGTACGTCAGCGTCGACGCGGCCCGGGCGCTGACCGGCACCGGAGAGGCCGCACGCTCCATCCCCGGCATCGTCATCGCGGCGCTGTCCCTGGCCGTGATGCCGTTCCTGTCCGCCGCCCAGCGCAAGGCCGGCCGTGAACTCGGCTCCGCCAGCGCGGTCGCCGACTCCAAGCAGACTCTGCTGTGCACCTACCTCTCCGCCGTCCTCCTGGTCGGCCTGGTCCTCAACGCCACTCTCGGCTGGTCCTGGGCCGACCCGATGGCCGCCCTCGTCATCGCAGCCATCGCCGTCAAGGAAGGCCGTGACGCCTGGCAGGGCAAGGGCTGCTGCGCTCCCTCCGCCGCGACGGTTCCGGCCGCGGGCAAGGTGAGCGACGCGTGCGGCTGCCGTCCCGGGTGCGCCTGCTGCACATGA
- a CDS encoding ArsR/SmtB family transcription factor yields the protein MLTLAADIEVLTRFGRALADPIRCRILLALREAPAHPADLADALEISRTRLSNHLACLRDCGLVVAVPVGRRIRYELADERLGHALGHLRTAVVAVEADKTCPDAETKGCC from the coding sequence GTGCTGACTCTCGCCGCCGACATCGAGGTGCTGACGCGGTTCGGCCGCGCCCTCGCCGACCCGATCCGCTGCCGGATCCTTCTCGCCCTGCGCGAGGCCCCGGCCCATCCCGCCGACCTCGCCGACGCCCTGGAGATCTCCCGGACCCGGCTGTCGAACCACCTGGCGTGCCTGCGCGACTGTGGCCTGGTCGTCGCAGTGCCGGTCGGCCGGCGTATCCGCTACGAGCTCGCCGACGAGCGCCTCGGGCACGCGCTGGGCCACCTGCGCACCGCCGTGGTGGCCGTCGAGGCGGACAAGACCTGCCCGGACGCGGAGACGAAGGGCTGCTGCTGA
- a CDS encoding AAA family ATPase codes for MVGSDETRLVVLRGNSASGKSSVAAGLRERFGRGLALVGQDNLRRVVLREHDRPGAANIGLIDLTARYALDAGFHVVVEGILYADRYGDMLARLRADHRGPTHGYYLDVPFAETLARHATKPIADDVSETQLRDWFRPRDLLPDGVETVIGVGSALEETVGRIMLDTGLAHLPARDR; via the coding sequence ATGGTGGGCTCTGATGAAACCCGGCTGGTCGTGTTGCGCGGCAACAGTGCGTCGGGGAAGTCGTCTGTCGCGGCCGGCCTGCGCGAGAGGTTCGGCCGGGGCCTGGCCCTGGTCGGCCAGGACAACCTGCGCCGCGTCGTGCTCCGCGAACACGACCGCCCGGGAGCGGCGAACATCGGCCTCATCGACCTGACGGCCCGCTACGCCCTGGACGCCGGATTCCACGTCGTCGTCGAAGGCATCCTGTACGCCGACCGCTACGGCGACATGCTCGCCCGGCTGCGCGCCGACCACCGCGGCCCGACCCATGGTTACTACCTGGACGTGCCGTTCGCCGAAACCCTCGCCCGGCACGCCACCAAGCCGATCGCGGACGACGTCAGCGAGACGCAGCTGCGCGACTGGTTCCGGCCGCGCGATCTGCTGCCCGACGGTGTCGAGACCGTCATCGGTGTCGGCAGTGCTCTGGAGGAGACCGTCGGCCGCATCATGCTCGACACCGGCCTGGCCCACCTGCCCGCACGGGACCGCTGA
- a CDS encoding GDSL-type esterase/lipase family protein produces MRAVPLVGGPVELRGALDLETTQAGVMPRRLPAWTKEQYQDPSVYGVTVMPSGVRLVFRTDARALEFEVLTSTGQLDSDPHPRPTGMLELLVDGASAGRQQAPVGNVLRMAGPGAVQRLIPGEPGTVRFAGLPAGMKSVELWLPQQTPTELVALRADGDVLAPLPDGRRRWVHHGSSISHCIEADGPTGTWPVVAAALGGVEVINLSLAGNALLDPYVARTIRDTPADLISLKVGINIVSLSAFRLRTFGPAVHGFLDTIRDGHPDTPLLLISPVSCPALEEAPGPTATGPDGRLAALGDPADVADGALSLAVVRAELARIAAARQASDPHLHHLDGRELLGPDEADDLADGLHPTAAAYRRMGKRFAAHAFATDGPFR; encoded by the coding sequence ATGCGGGCGGTTCCCCTGGTGGGCGGGCCGGTGGAGTTACGGGGTGCGCTGGACCTGGAGACCACCCAGGCAGGGGTGATGCCGCGCCGGTTGCCCGCGTGGACCAAGGAGCAGTACCAGGACCCGTCGGTCTACGGGGTGACCGTGATGCCTTCGGGGGTGCGGCTGGTGTTCCGCACCGATGCGCGCGCTTTGGAGTTCGAGGTACTCACCTCCACCGGCCAGCTCGACTCCGACCCCCACCCTCGCCCGACCGGGATGCTGGAGTTGCTGGTGGACGGCGCCTCGGCCGGGCGTCAGCAGGCGCCGGTGGGCAACGTGTTGCGGATGGCGGGCCCCGGGGCCGTACAGCGACTCATCCCGGGCGAGCCAGGGACCGTACGGTTCGCCGGGCTGCCGGCCGGCATGAAGAGCGTCGAGTTGTGGCTGCCGCAGCAGACCCCGACGGAACTGGTGGCACTGCGCGCTGACGGCGACGTGCTGGCACCGCTGCCGGACGGGCGGCGCCGCTGGGTGCACCACGGCAGTTCGATCAGCCACTGCATCGAGGCCGACGGCCCGACCGGGACCTGGCCGGTGGTGGCAGCCGCGCTCGGAGGGGTTGAGGTGATCAACCTCAGCCTGGCGGGCAACGCGCTGCTGGATCCCTATGTCGCCCGGACGATCCGCGATACGCCCGCCGACCTGATCAGCCTCAAGGTGGGCATCAACATCGTGAGCCTGTCCGCCTTCCGGCTGCGGACGTTCGGCCCGGCGGTACACGGATTCCTGGACACGATCCGGGATGGACACCCGGACACCCCGCTGCTGTTGATCTCTCCGGTGAGCTGTCCGGCCCTGGAGGAGGCCCCCGGCCCGACCGCGACCGGCCCGGACGGGAGGCTCGCTGCCCTGGGCGACCCGGCCGATGTGGCCGACGGGGCGTTGTCGCTGGCGGTGGTCCGTGCCGAGCTGGCCCGGATCGCCGCGGCACGGCAGGCGTCCGATCCCCACCTCCACCATCTCGACGGACGCGAGCTGCTCGGCCCGGACGAGGCGGATGACCTGGCCGATGGCCTTCACCCCACCGCCGCCGCGTACCGTCGAATGGGCAAGCGCTTCGCAGCCCACGCCTTCGCGACCGACGGTCCCTTCCGCTGA
- a CDS encoding YciI family protein — MEFLCYHRDRPGSLALREELLEEHWSYMDRYAKELIARGPTFADDGETPTGSVHIVDLPDPAAARAFAFDEPNYQAGAYRDVLLRRWRNVLGRTMWEFPGGRTGGNRYLVLGLGEGPAADLALPLDRDELVAYGPLLSDDGDTWLGTAALLRAPDPDTARAVLTPGRYADIEVHDWEFGGRR, encoded by the coding sequence ATGGAGTTCCTCTGCTACCACCGTGATCGGCCCGGCTCCCTCGCGTTACGCGAGGAGTTGCTGGAGGAGCACTGGTCCTACATGGACCGGTACGCGAAGGAGCTGATCGCTCGCGGCCCGACCTTCGCCGATGACGGTGAAACACCCACCGGCAGCGTGCACATCGTCGACCTGCCCGATCCCGCCGCCGCCCGCGCGTTCGCCTTCGACGAGCCCAACTACCAGGCCGGCGCGTACCGGGACGTGCTGCTGCGCCGGTGGCGGAACGTGCTGGGGCGCACCATGTGGGAATTCCCCGGTGGCCGGACCGGCGGCAACCGGTACCTGGTGCTCGGCCTCGGAGAGGGCCCGGCCGCCGACCTTGCCCTGCCGCTCGACCGGGACGAGCTGGTCGCGTACGGGCCGCTGCTGTCCGACGACGGCGACACCTGGCTGGGTACGGCGGCGCTGCTCAGGGCCCCGGATCCGGACACGGCACGAGCCGTCCTGACTCCGGGCCGGTACGCGGACATCGAGGTCCACGACTGGGAGTTCGGCGGGCGCCGATGA
- a CDS encoding TetR/AcrR family transcriptional regulator: MAASDRRAELLEAAIRVMTRDGVAKATTRAIVNEAGMPLGVFHYCFDSREQLLEVVTQTLTERYVAEARALFTPHREIRDSILDSLHAFWKGFEANPREHQISYELTQYALRNPGFENVARRQYEIFLSAFASLLDLAADNAGIEWTVPVPVLARYVQSTIDGLNITWLVDRNSDDSQAALELLADHLLQHTRPREA; encoded by the coding sequence ATGGCGGCGAGCGACCGGAGGGCCGAGCTCCTCGAAGCGGCGATCCGGGTCATGACGCGGGACGGCGTGGCCAAGGCCACCACCCGCGCGATCGTGAACGAGGCCGGCATGCCCCTCGGGGTGTTCCACTACTGCTTCGACTCCCGGGAGCAGTTGCTCGAAGTGGTCACGCAGACGCTCACCGAGCGGTACGTCGCGGAGGCCCGCGCCCTGTTCACGCCGCACCGGGAGATCCGCGACAGCATCCTCGACAGCCTGCACGCGTTCTGGAAAGGGTTCGAGGCGAACCCGCGAGAACACCAGATCAGCTACGAGCTCACGCAGTACGCGCTGCGCAATCCCGGCTTCGAGAACGTGGCCAGACGACAGTACGAGATCTTCCTGAGCGCGTTCGCCTCGCTGCTCGACCTGGCCGCCGACAATGCCGGGATCGAGTGGACGGTGCCTGTACCGGTGCTCGCGCGATACGTGCAGTCGACGATCGACGGCCTCAACATCACCTGGCTCGTCGACCGCAACAGCGACGACAGCCAGGCGGCCCTCGAACTGCTTGCCGATCACCTCCTCCAGCACACCCGGCCCCGGGAGGCCTGA